Proteins encoded in a region of the Deltaproteobacteria bacterium genome:
- a CDS encoding efflux RND transporter permease subunit: MSLSEICIRRPVFATMLVVSLVVLGLASFRTLGLDLFPKIDFPTVTVTTRLEGASPEEIESQITKRIEEVVNTISGLDELRSTTIEGQSQIFASFVLEKDIETAANEVREKVATVTRDFPPGTDPPVIERFDPDASPIVAIVISGARLPREVTEIADKKVKRQLETVEDIGAVTLVGDRKREIQVYIDPDRLTAYNLSIQQVKEAIRKQNAEIPGGRLTWEEREEGLRTLGRIEEAEDFDAIIVADTKGSPVRIRDIGHALDGEEEARTLSRLDGENAVSLLIRKQSGTNTVEVVDRVVAKIEEIKKTLPQDIRFQIVRDQSRFIRRSMEEVEEHLILGGFLAALVVLFFIRNWRSALITAVAIPASIIATFTFIRYMGFTLNNMTMLALSLSTGIVIDDAIIVLENIFRHLEEERRSAWDAAIEGTKEIALAVLATTLSLVVIFLPVAFMGAVVGRFFRSFGLTMTFAILVSLVIAFTLVPMLCSRFLKVTPSHQTARESRLYSAMEHAYEVVLAWCLRHRVVTLTAALAIFLSLVPLLRITKVEVFQDDDMGEFELTVEAPPGASLERSDAILQRIEADLRTIPEVEHLFTTIGVRGQYLSNVTDAAIYVGLTHLSQRQRSQLELMQEVRGLLKKYPDLRLSVQNLNMIQGGGFRQTPFNLVIRGPDLNVLDQLSTTLIKKLSEIPGFVDVDTGQALRHPEVQVTIDRKKASDLGVRVEDIASALRTQIGGERISFYREGGEQYNVRLRLQPTARKDIASVAELMTPARDGKLVRLSNVTALVSGKSPAQIDRYSQERQVTVIANLHEKPMGEAMLQGNRLVKELNLGPEYATAYLGRGKIMVEAMQNFAIAFVLSLIFIYIVLAAQFESFLHPLTIMVSMFLSLPFGVLSLVLTGNPLSIYSVLGVFLLMGVVKKNAILQVDYTNHLRARGMTRLVAQLAADRVRLRPILMTTLTIIAGMLPIALGRGDGAAARASLAVVVVGGQAMCLLITLLVTPVVYSFFDDLRGLRLSLLSPVRAWRWVRARAATAS, translated from the coding sequence ATGTCCTTATCGGAAATCTGTATCCGCCGTCCGGTGTTTGCCACCATGCTGGTGGTGTCTCTGGTGGTGTTAGGGCTGGCCTCATTCCGCACCCTGGGGCTCGATCTCTTTCCTAAAATCGACTTTCCCACGGTGACAGTGACGACCCGTCTCGAAGGAGCGAGCCCGGAGGAGATCGAGTCGCAAATCACCAAGCGCATCGAAGAGGTGGTCAATACCATCAGCGGTCTCGATGAACTCCGCTCTACAACCATCGAAGGCCAATCGCAGATTTTCGCCTCCTTTGTTCTAGAGAAGGACATCGAAACTGCGGCGAACGAAGTGCGCGAGAAAGTGGCGACGGTTACTCGCGACTTTCCGCCTGGGACCGATCCGCCGGTGATTGAGCGCTTCGATCCGGACGCCTCGCCCATTGTGGCTATCGTCATTTCCGGCGCACGCCTGCCGCGCGAAGTCACGGAGATCGCTGATAAGAAGGTCAAACGCCAACTGGAAACGGTCGAGGATATCGGCGCGGTGACGCTGGTCGGTGACCGGAAGCGAGAAATCCAGGTTTACATCGACCCCGACCGTCTCACCGCCTACAACCTCTCGATTCAGCAGGTCAAGGAAGCGATCCGTAAGCAGAACGCCGAGATCCCCGGCGGGCGGCTCACCTGGGAAGAGCGGGAAGAGGGACTGCGCACGTTGGGGCGTATCGAAGAGGCCGAGGATTTTGATGCGATCATCGTCGCTGACACCAAAGGTTCGCCGGTGCGCATCCGCGATATCGGCCATGCTCTCGACGGAGAAGAAGAAGCACGCACGCTTTCGCGTCTGGATGGCGAGAATGCCGTCTCGTTGTTGATCCGTAAGCAATCCGGCACCAACACGGTTGAAGTAGTGGACCGCGTCGTCGCCAAGATCGAGGAAATTAAGAAGACGCTGCCGCAAGACATTCGCTTCCAGATCGTGCGCGATCAATCCCGCTTCATCCGCCGCTCGATGGAAGAAGTGGAGGAGCACCTGATCCTCGGCGGCTTTCTGGCGGCCTTGGTGGTGCTGTTTTTTATCCGCAATTGGCGGAGTGCATTGATTACCGCTGTGGCCATTCCCGCCTCGATCATCGCGACGTTCACCTTCATTCGCTACATGGGGTTTACACTGAACAATATGACCATGCTGGCGTTGTCGCTTTCCACCGGCATTGTGATCGACGACGCCATCATCGTGCTGGAGAACATTTTCCGTCACTTGGAAGAGGAGCGGCGCTCGGCATGGGATGCGGCGATTGAGGGAACGAAAGAAATTGCGCTGGCGGTGCTGGCGACGACGTTGTCGCTAGTGGTGATTTTTCTTCCCGTGGCGTTCATGGGGGCCGTGGTAGGGCGCTTCTTTCGCAGTTTCGGCTTGACCATGACCTTTGCCATCCTGGTCTCCCTTGTCATCGCTTTTACCCTCGTGCCCATGCTCTGCTCGCGCTTTCTCAAAGTCACGCCCAGCCATCAAACCGCCCGCGAGTCCCGGCTCTACTCGGCGATGGAGCACGCCTATGAGGTCGTGTTGGCGTGGTGTCTCCGCCATCGTGTGGTCACACTGACGGCGGCGCTGGCGATTTTTCTTTCCCTAGTCCCGCTACTACGCATCACCAAGGTTGAAGTTTTCCAGGATGATGACATGGGCGAGTTCGAGCTAACGGTCGAAGCCCCGCCTGGGGCATCCCTTGAACGCAGCGATGCCATTCTGCAACGCATCGAGGCGGATTTACGGACGATTCCGGAAGTCGAGCATCTGTTTACCACCATCGGCGTGCGCGGCCAGTATTTGAGTAATGTGACCGACGCGGCCATTTATGTCGGCCTGACCCATTTGTCGCAGCGACAGCGCTCGCAACTGGAACTCATGCAAGAAGTGCGAGGGCTACTGAAAAAGTATCCCGACCTCCGGCTGAGCGTGCAGAACCTCAACATGATCCAGGGGGGAGGATTCCGTCAGACACCGTTCAATCTGGTCATTCGTGGGCCGGACTTGAACGTGCTCGACCAGCTCTCCACCACGCTCATCAAGAAGCTCTCGGAGATTCCCGGGTTTGTCGATGTCGATACCGGACAAGCGCTGCGGCACCCGGAAGTGCAGGTGACGATCGATCGCAAGAAGGCCTCGGATTTGGGGGTGCGGGTCGAAGACATTGCTTCGGCCTTGCGCACGCAGATCGGCGGCGAGCGGATTTCGTTCTACCGCGAGGGAGGAGAGCAATACAACGTCCGCCTGCGCTTGCAGCCGACCGCTCGCAAAGACATTGCCTCGGTGGCTGAACTCATGACCCCGGCCCGCGACGGGAAACTCGTGCGCTTGAGCAACGTGACCGCGCTGGTGTCAGGGAAGAGTCCCGCGCAGATTGATCGCTACTCGCAAGAACGCCAAGTGACCGTTATTGCCAACCTGCATGAGAAGCCTATGGGTGAGGCCATGCTGCAAGGCAATAGGTTGGTCAAGGAGCTGAACCTCGGGCCAGAATACGCCACCGCCTATCTTGGCCGTGGGAAGATCATGGTCGAAGCGATGCAAAATTTCGCCATTGCCTTCGTGCTGAGCTTGATCTTCATTTACATCGTGCTGGCCGCGCAGTTCGAGAGCTTCTTGCATCCGTTGACCATCATGGTTTCCATGTTCCTCAGCCTGCCGTTTGGGGTGCTTAGTCTGGTGCTAACCGGCAATCCCTTGAGTATCTACAGCGTGCTGGGGGTATTTCTCTTGATGGGAGTGGTGAAGAAAAACGCGATCTTGCAGGTGGACTACACCAACCATCTGCGAGCGCGGGGGATGACGAGACTCGTAGCGCAGCTCGCCGCCGATCGGGTGCGACTGCGTCCCATTCTGATGACCACATTGACCATCATTGCCGGCATGCTTCCGATTGCACTCGGGCGTGGCGACGGAGCGGCGGCGCGTGCATCCTTAGCCGTGGTGGTGGTGGGTGGGCAAGCCATGTGCCTCCTGATTACGCTTCTGGTCACGCCTGTGGTATATTCCTTCTTCGACGACCTGCGTGGCCTACGACTTTCGCTCCTGTCGCCTGTACGCGCGTGGCGCTGGGTGCGTGCACGCGCGGCGACGGCGTCGTAA
- a CDS encoding DUF4258 domain-containing protein, with protein sequence MEIRIDPHTLERAEERGATEQEIKETIETGELIPAKKNRLGRAKVYGFNRTRQGKCFEQKRIEVFYVIEGGVIVTVTIYVFYGKWESERANPL encoded by the coding sequence ATGGAAATCCGCATCGATCCTCATACGCTTGAGCGGGCTGAAGAGCGAGGAGCGACCGAGCAGGAAATTAAAGAAACGATTGAAACCGGAGAACTCATTCCTGCCAAAAAGAACCGTCTAGGCCGGGCAAAAGTCTATGGATTCAATCGGACGCGCCAGGGTAAATGCTTTGAGCAGAAGCGAATAGAAGTCTTCTATGTCATTGAAGGCGGAGTTATCGTGACTGTTACTATCTATGTCTTCTACGGAAAATGGGAGAGTGAACGTGCAAATCCTCTATGA
- a CDS encoding type II toxin-antitoxin system HicA family toxin, whose amino-acid sequence MSERLPRVTASQVIKALEKRGFSLARQSGAHKIYKNAEGKRVTVSYHAGKILHPKVLRSIFNDADWTVEEF is encoded by the coding sequence ATGAGCGAGAGACTTCCTCGCGTTACAGCGAGCCAAGTCATCAAAGCGCTGGAAAAAAGAGGCTTCTCTTTAGCTCGGCAAAGCGGAGCCCATAAGATCTACAAAAATGCAGAAGGGAAGCGGGTGACCGTTTCTTATCACGCGGGCAAAATCCTTCACCCCAAAGTGCTGAGGAGCATCTTCAACGATGCAGACTGGACCGTGGAGGAATTTTAG
- a CDS encoding PQQ-like beta-propeller repeat protein yields MFLRLVTMLSSLCGLLLLLATASAQAADSRLAGPWPKKHHNEQNTGQATDNGPSTATVKVKPGFPVRLFSRAQTSPTIAPDGTIFLGLGFSPLCAFDPAGGTQALRWCTSDGGDARRSSPTVALDPELIPPGTPPPANVEGLSLASLIVYLGARDNKLWAVKPVPDGAGNAYSVKWRYKIFRDGDIYASPNIDPLTARILLTCRCFDLGVTPIGEVFALEPLPATAQGAANWRAVTDSPMQEASPALHPVTRRIYVGSDAGELYAFSPDGTLVWKSQKFATRSLHSSPVVGTVAPDGSTIIYLSSLEGLHALRDNGDTVEWLWTFPTEGRVESSPALASADGAFANTLYLGDAKGIVYAIKDKENSDGTHSPEEQWREQLTDAKGKKEKLVRVSPAIGANGKIYLAARSTVFALNPGSAGELAAAGLTRVLWKYQVQTKPISWSAPAVGYYWEQGEKKPVLYIGANRRLYAFVE; encoded by the coding sequence GTGTTCCTACGTCTGGTGACGATGCTCTCTTCCCTCTGCGGGTTGCTCTTACTGCTCGCCACAGCGTCGGCCCAAGCGGCAGATTCGCGCTTGGCCGGCCCCTGGCCGAAAAAACATCACAACGAACAGAATACCGGGCAGGCGACCGACAACGGCCCCTCGACCGCCACCGTTAAAGTGAAGCCCGGTTTCCCGGTCCGGCTCTTTAGCCGCGCGCAAACGTCTCCGACCATCGCACCCGACGGTACCATCTTTCTCGGTCTCGGATTTTCTCCTTTGTGTGCCTTCGATCCCGCAGGCGGAACGCAAGCCTTACGGTGGTGCACAAGCGACGGTGGCGATGCGCGACGTTCTTCTCCGACCGTTGCCTTAGACCCGGAACTGATACCTCCGGGAACACCGCCGCCAGCGAATGTCGAAGGCTTGTCATTGGCCAGCCTTATCGTTTACCTGGGAGCGCGCGACAATAAACTGTGGGCAGTGAAGCCGGTGCCAGATGGTGCAGGGAATGCTTACTCGGTCAAGTGGCGCTACAAGATCTTCCGCGATGGCGACATCTATGCGTCTCCCAATATCGATCCGCTCACCGCGCGGATTCTCCTAACCTGTCGCTGTTTCGATCTCGGCGTAACGCCGATTGGCGAAGTGTTCGCATTGGAACCTTTGCCGGCCACGGCTCAGGGAGCCGCGAACTGGAGAGCAGTCACCGATTCGCCAATGCAAGAGGCGTCGCCGGCACTGCATCCGGTCACGCGGCGCATTTACGTCGGCTCGGATGCCGGCGAACTTTACGCCTTCTCGCCCGACGGGACGCTGGTATGGAAGTCGCAAAAATTTGCCACACGCAGCCTGCACTCCTCACCGGTTGTCGGCACCGTGGCTCCTGATGGATCGACCATCATCTATCTCAGTTCGCTGGAAGGACTCCACGCCTTGCGCGATAACGGCGATACCGTGGAATGGTTGTGGACCTTTCCCACGGAAGGGCGCGTGGAATCCTCCCCTGCCTTGGCGTCCGCTGACGGGGCATTCGCTAACACCCTGTACCTCGGAGATGCGAAAGGAATTGTCTACGCAATCAAAGATAAAGAAAATTCCGACGGCACGCATAGCCCCGAAGAACAGTGGCGAGAACAACTGACTGACGCGAAAGGGAAAAAGGAAAAACTCGTGCGTGTCTCGCCAGCCATCGGCGCCAACGGGAAAATTTACCTCGCCGCGAGAAGCACGGTGTTCGCTCTCAATCCGGGAAGCGCGGGAGAATTAGCTGCAGCAGGGCTTACGCGGGTGTTGTGGAAGTACCAAGTGCAGACGAAACCGATCAGTTGGTCTGCGCCTGCCGTCGGGTATTACTGGGAGCAAGGCGAGAAGAAGCCGGTCTTGTACATTGGCGCGAACCGCCGTCTCTATGCCTTTGTGGAATAA
- a CDS encoding nuclear transport factor 2 family protein, which produces MSAEENKKLVLGFFENFSTGRTAEALGQLSDTATWTVMGRPEGFALAGTKTKAEFTQLLQGIGAVMPKGLRLTPKALTAEGDRVAVEAESYGEHANGKVYNNLYHFLLEVREGKIQAVREYLDTIHAKDVLLG; this is translated from the coding sequence ATGAGCGCAGAAGAGAATAAGAAGCTCGTTCTCGGCTTTTTCGAGAACTTTTCCACCGGAAGAACCGCCGAAGCTCTCGGGCAACTGTCGGATACCGCCACCTGGACAGTCATGGGGCGACCGGAAGGGTTCGCTCTCGCAGGGACGAAAACCAAGGCCGAGTTCACCCAATTGCTCCAGGGCATCGGGGCCGTTATGCCGAAAGGACTCCGTTTGACCCCCAAGGCCCTCACCGCAGAAGGTGACCGCGTGGCGGTAGAAGCGGAATCCTACGGCGAACACGCCAACGGTAAGGTTTACAACAATCTGTATCATTTCCTGCTTGAGGTTCGCGAAGGAAAGATTCAAGCCGTGCGTGAATACCTCGATACGATTCACGCCAAAGACGTGCTGCTTGGCTAG
- a CDS encoding efflux RND transporter periplasmic adaptor subunit, protein MTAPIHFFFPRRLFVALFLFFLVVSLPSCSRDSSQKAATPTPATQAIVITTKPVETRELRRMVEMVGTLGGWEEVTISNEMPGTVEKILVDLGDRVKKGQLLLRFDQREVRLALTQAEANLEAGNKALAQAQAEWRDADTNFKRIKQLHDEGVIATSQLDIAQSRFDAIEAQVRAREADLGRLQALVGLARKRITDTEIVAPITGEVRQRLVSIGETIKDKTPMLHLVVTDPLKFQGTVPERFAPEIQIEQAVEVQVEAFADKIFFGVVQRVSPAVDVQTRSLSLEARVPNSDRALKPGFFAKGQILLGVNPRAVFAPEEAVYTYVGITKAFVVRDGVAHERQVKTGQRKEGWVEVLDGLQAGDLVATTALPQLYQGAKVSVTNGKTN, encoded by the coding sequence GTGACCGCCCCCATACATTTCTTTTTTCCTCGACGACTTTTCGTTGCTCTTTTTCTTTTCTTTCTCGTTGTTTCCTTACCGAGCTGTTCTCGCGACTCATCTCAGAAAGCCGCGACTCCCACTCCCGCTACCCAAGCTATCGTCATTACGACCAAGCCGGTCGAAACACGCGAACTCAGACGCATGGTGGAGATGGTAGGAACATTGGGCGGATGGGAAGAAGTCACGATCAGCAACGAAATGCCCGGGACGGTCGAGAAGATTCTCGTAGACCTGGGCGATCGGGTGAAAAAGGGTCAACTGTTGCTGCGCTTCGACCAGCGCGAAGTGCGGTTGGCCTTGACCCAAGCCGAGGCGAATCTTGAAGCCGGCAACAAAGCCTTAGCGCAAGCGCAGGCCGAATGGCGGGATGCCGACACCAATTTCAAGCGCATTAAACAACTCCACGACGAGGGAGTTATCGCGACCAGCCAACTGGATATCGCTCAGAGTCGCTTCGATGCGATCGAAGCGCAGGTGCGAGCGCGAGAGGCGGACCTGGGACGGTTGCAGGCGCTGGTGGGGCTGGCGCGGAAACGCATCACCGACACGGAGATCGTGGCTCCCATTACCGGGGAAGTGCGACAGCGGCTGGTATCGATCGGCGAGACTATCAAAGACAAAACACCGATGCTGCATCTCGTCGTCACCGACCCGCTCAAGTTTCAAGGCACTGTGCCCGAACGGTTCGCGCCGGAGATCCAGATCGAGCAAGCCGTGGAAGTGCAAGTGGAGGCCTTTGCCGACAAAATCTTTTTTGGCGTCGTGCAACGTGTGAGTCCGGCAGTGGATGTCCAGACTCGTTCGCTCTCCCTAGAAGCGCGGGTGCCTAACTCCGACCGGGCACTGAAGCCGGGGTTTTTCGCCAAAGGTCAGATTTTACTCGGTGTGAATCCACGTGCCGTTTTCGCTCCAGAAGAGGCCGTCTACACCTACGTGGGCATTACCAAGGCGTTCGTCGTGCGCGATGGTGTGGCCCACGAGCGGCAAGTGAAAACCGGCCAGAGAAAAGAGGGATGGGTGGAAGTCCTCGACGGGCTGCAGGCCGGCGACCTAGTGGCGACGACGGCTTTGCCGCAGTTGTATCAAGGGGCAAAGGTGAGCGTAACGAATGGGAAAACAAACTAA
- a CDS encoding Uma2 family endonuclease: MSAVTSTAPQQVYYPESDGKPMGETDVHIDALIYLRESLKDYFRNDPHVYVAGNMLLYYEEGIPSACVAPDVFVVRGVAKHERRTYKLWEEEQPPTVIFEITSRSTRLEDLGTKRALYAMLGVQEYYLYDPLGEYLRPSFQGYRLENGEYLRLLPEAEGKFMSRALGLELRVEAGQLRAVHPGTGERLLSPMEAQAARRIAEARLREEAAQRKMAEAHAEQETARRKMAEAHAEQEIAQRQLAEVRAEQEAEQRQMAEVLAVRETAQRQMAEVHAAQESANRQAAEARATQAEVRASQAETELERLRAELARLQSLSEQR; the protein is encoded by the coding sequence ATGAGTGCCGTTACGAGCACAGCACCGCAGCAGGTGTACTATCCCGAGTCAGATGGCAAGCCTATGGGCGAGACGGATGTCCACATTGATGCGTTGATTTATTTGCGGGAATCGTTAAAGGATTATTTTCGTAACGATCCGCACGTGTACGTTGCCGGGAACATGCTGCTCTATTACGAGGAAGGAATCCCTTCCGCGTGCGTGGCTCCGGATGTGTTCGTCGTGCGCGGCGTGGCCAAGCATGAGCGGCGCACCTACAAGCTATGGGAGGAGGAGCAACCACCCACAGTGATCTTCGAGATCACTTCCCGCAGCACTCGGCTGGAAGACTTGGGGACGAAACGCGCGCTGTATGCCATGCTCGGGGTGCAGGAATACTATCTGTACGATCCGCTCGGAGAGTATCTGCGCCCATCTTTCCAAGGCTATCGCCTCGAAAATGGCGAGTATCTGCGATTGCTGCCTGAAGCCGAGGGGAAGTTCATGAGCCGCGCGTTAGGGCTAGAGCTGCGAGTGGAGGCCGGACAGCTTCGTGCCGTGCACCCCGGTACCGGAGAGCGTCTGCTCTCGCCGATGGAAGCGCAAGCGGCGAGGCGGATCGCCGAGGCGCGTTTGAGGGAAGAAGCGGCACAGCGGAAGATGGCGGAAGCGCATGCTGAGCAAGAGACGGCACGGCGGAAGATGGCGGAAGCGCATGCCGAGCAAGAGATCGCACAGCGGCAACTGGCAGAAGTGCGTGCCGAGCAGGAGGCAGAGCAACGGCAGATGGCTGAAGTGCTTGCGGTGCGGGAGACCGCGCAACGGCAGATGGCTGAAGTTCACGCCGCCCAAGAGTCTGCAAATCGACAAGCCGCTGAAGCTAGAGCTACGCAAGCCGAAGTTCGCGCTTCTCAAGCAGAGACCGAACTTGAACGGTTGCGAGCCGAGCTTGCACGTCTGCAGAGCCTCTCCGAGCAGCGATAG
- a CDS encoding DUF2283 domain-containing protein has product MQILYDAKTDLVYLRLDDRKQQVVNKRVSEDIVLDLGEDDRIVGIEILDASKHLNLEKLLPVSYAVMQTEV; this is encoded by the coding sequence GTGCAAATCCTCTATGACGCCAAAACCGATCTGGTGTATCTACGGTTAGACGACCGGAAGCAGCAGGTGGTGAATAAGCGAGTCTCCGAGGATATCGTCCTAGACCTCGGAGAGGATGATCGGATCGTTGGTATTGAAATTCTTGACGCCTCTAAGCATTTGAACTTGGAGAAGCTCTTACCTGTATCTTATGCAGTCATGCAGACTGAAGTGTAA
- a CDS encoding type II toxin-antitoxin system HicB family antitoxin: protein MEKYRFSVVIEKDRDGYFASCLELQGCYTQGETYEEVVENIRDAMRLHVEDRLASGEEISQPESVSLTSLEVAI, encoded by the coding sequence ATGGAAAAGTATCGTTTCTCTGTGGTAATCGAAAAAGATCGTGATGGCTATTTTGCTTCGTGTCTTGAACTCCAGGGGTGCTACACGCAAGGAGAGACTTACGAAGAAGTCGTGGAGAACATCCGGGATGCCATGCGCCTGCATGTCGAAGACCGACTCGCCTCTGGGGAAGAAATCTCTCAACCCGAGTCTGTAAGTCTAACGTCTCTGGAAGTAGCGATATGA
- a CDS encoding Tim44 domain-containing protein, protein MRGLGGGLLGGFLGSMLFSSFGHAGYGAVGGGWGGPGLFDLLLLGGLGYLAYRWFSQRQTQASSAQRAPWSPTPAPRYDQPLSLPETSINTLDRGLDQLRVLDPNFDPRRFCDAAMDFFFRLQAAWATRDLGAVKSQMTEALVADLQNDLAQLQRQQIANHVENIAVRTCEITEAWQETGQDYVTVYCYANCLDYDVKETTGEVARGSKVEPSKFEEFWTFTRPAGSGQWKLSAITQA, encoded by the coding sequence ATGCGTGGCCTCGGTGGCGGGCTTCTCGGTGGTTTCTTGGGTAGCATGCTTTTCAGTTCTTTCGGCCATGCCGGGTACGGCGCGGTAGGTGGAGGCTGGGGTGGACCAGGCTTGTTCGACCTCCTTTTATTGGGCGGGCTGGGATATCTGGCCTACCGATGGTTTTCTCAACGCCAAACTCAGGCTAGCTCGGCTCAGCGAGCGCCGTGGTCACCAACTCCAGCTCCTCGGTACGACCAGCCCCTCAGCCTACCGGAAACCTCGATCAATACCCTCGACCGTGGCCTCGACCAGTTGCGAGTGCTCGATCCCAATTTCGATCCTCGGCGCTTTTGCGATGCCGCCATGGATTTCTTCTTCCGCCTGCAAGCCGCCTGGGCGACCCGCGACTTGGGGGCGGTGAAATCGCAAATGACCGAAGCGCTCGTGGCCGACCTCCAGAACGATCTCGCTCAATTGCAACGCCAGCAGATCGCTAATCACGTGGAAAATATCGCTGTCCGCACCTGTGAGATCACCGAGGCGTGGCAGGAAACCGGACAGGACTACGTGACGGTGTATTGCTACGCGAATTGCCTCGATTACGACGTTAAAGAAACGACAGGAGAGGTCGCGCGCGGCAGCAAAGTAGAGCCGTCGAAATTCGAGGAATTTTGGACGTTCACTCGTCCAGCCGGCAGCGGGCAGTGGAAGCTGTCAGCGATTACCCAAGCCTAG
- a CDS encoding acetyl-CoA hydrolase/transferase family protein, whose translation MNPWQHTYQDKIITAEAAAKLVKSGNLVRFHIGKPPIPILDALAKRNGEVQDVTIIQCYPLYTHPFWNEAEYDRSFNRVVDYVGVGCRAGMQKHYVDFIPLDYPQYAKQLEDGRTNTWEPDIFYGVVSLPDEKGYCSFGNALWYNKDVARAAKCFVAEVDPTFIRTHGDNWIHVSEIDYLVEETKAFPVGTNPPPEEEHGTLEVIGEFASTLIRDGDTVQMGIGAISEAIGLFLMDRNDLGIHSEIMTASHVELVKRGVATGKYKTQNKGKAVAAMVVGAADLAFVDNNPAFELYSVLHTNSLLTIAAQNSQVAVNSTLAIDLTGQAAAESIGPQMYSGIGGQMTFMMGAMYSKGGRSIMVLPSTAKKGQLSRIVPMLEPGSTITTPRQYMDYVVTEFGIVNLQGKSQRQRAEALIEIAHPDFQPELKKAAKKLFWP comes from the coding sequence ATGAACCCCTGGCAGCACACATACCAAGACAAAATTATCACCGCCGAAGCGGCGGCCAAATTGGTGAAATCCGGCAACTTGGTGCGGTTCCATATCGGCAAGCCGCCGATTCCGATTCTGGACGCCTTGGCGAAACGCAATGGCGAAGTGCAGGATGTGACGATCATTCAGTGCTATCCGCTCTACACGCATCCATTCTGGAATGAAGCGGAGTATGACCGCTCGTTCAACCGTGTGGTGGACTACGTTGGTGTTGGCTGTCGCGCTGGCATGCAGAAACATTACGTCGATTTCATTCCGCTCGATTACCCGCAGTACGCCAAACAACTGGAAGATGGCCGCACCAACACCTGGGAGCCTGACATCTTCTATGGTGTGGTCTCTCTACCGGATGAGAAAGGCTATTGCAGCTTCGGTAATGCGCTCTGGTACAACAAGGATGTCGCGCGCGCCGCGAAATGTTTTGTTGCCGAGGTGGACCCCACTTTTATTCGCACGCATGGCGATAACTGGATTCATGTGTCGGAGATCGACTATCTCGTCGAGGAAACCAAAGCCTTTCCGGTCGGGACCAACCCACCGCCGGAGGAAGAACACGGCACCTTGGAAGTGATCGGCGAGTTTGCCTCTACTTTGATTCGCGACGGCGATACCGTGCAGATGGGCATTGGTGCCATTTCTGAAGCCATCGGCTTGTTTCTGATGGATCGTAACGATCTCGGCATCCATAGTGAAATTATGACGGCGAGCCATGTCGAGCTGGTGAAGCGCGGCGTAGCGACCGGGAAGTATAAAACTCAGAATAAAGGCAAAGCCGTGGCTGCCATGGTCGTTGGCGCGGCGGACCTCGCGTTCGTGGACAATAACCCGGCCTTCGAGTTGTACAGCGTGTTGCACACGAACTCGCTGTTGACCATTGCCGCGCAGAACTCGCAGGTGGCGGTGAATAGTACGCTGGCGATCGACCTGACCGGTCAGGCTGCTGCCGAGTCGATCGGGCCGCAGATGTATTCCGGCATTGGCGGGCAGATGACCTTCATGATGGGAGCGATGTACTCCAAAGGCGGGCGTTCGATCATGGTGCTGCCCTCGACCGCCAAGAAAGGGCAGCTTTCGCGCATCGTGCCGATGCTGGAGCCAGGCAGCACGATTACCACGCCGCGGCAGTACATGGATTATGTCGTGACCGAGTTCGGCATCGTGAATCTACAAGGTAAGTCGCAGCGTCAGCGCGCCGAAGCGTTGATCGAAATCGCGCATCCCGATTTTCAGCCCGAACTCAAAAAGGCGGCCAAGAAGCTGTTCTGGCCGTAG